CCGCGCGCGAAGAGGCGCTGCGGCTCCACAATGAATTGCTGGACCGCGAGCACACCGCGCGCGAAGAGGCCGAAACAGCAAACCGCGCCAAGGATGAATTTCTCGCCACCGTGTCACACGAATTGCGGACACCGCTCAATGCGATACTCGGGTGGGCTCACATGCTTCGCGCGAACAAGCTGGATCAAACTACCGAGGATCGAGCGCTGGAAACGATCGAGCGCAATGCGAAGTCACAGGCGCAATTGATCGAGGACATCCTGGACGTCTCTCGCATCGTCACCGGCAAGCTCAGGCTCGACGTGCGACCGGTCGAGCTCGTTCCAGTGGTCGAAGCCGCGCTTGACTCGGTGCGCCCGGCTGCTGATGCCAAAGATATTCGAGTCGAGGCCATCTTAGACCCGCGAGCCGGACCCATCTTAGGTGATCCCGATCGATTGCAGCAGATCGTTTGGAACCTGGCAGCGAACGCCGTCAAGTTCACCCCTAAAGGCGGTCGGGTTGAGGTATCTCTCACCCGGGTGAACTCTCAGGTTGAAATCGTGGTGAGCGACACCGGGCAGGGAATCAGCGCCGAGTTCGTTCCATACGTCTTTGATCGCTTCCGTCAGGCGGATGCTACCAGCACACGCAGGTACGGCGGTTTGGGCCTCGGGTTGGCGATCGTCCGGCACCTTACCGAGATGCACGGCGGAACCGTCCGCGCGGAAAGCGACGGCGAAGGGATGGGGGCAACCTTCACGGTGACGCTGCCGGTGATGGCGGCGCACGTGGACGAACGAGACGCGGAGCGGGTGCACCCCGCATCCGGCGGGAGCACGTCGTTGGAGTCGCCACCGAGACTCGACGGCGTGAGGGTGCTGGTGGTCGACGACGAACGCGATACGCGCGAGATGTTGACGGTGATGATCGGGCAGCTTGGCGCGGAGGTTAAAACATGCGCCTCAAGTGACGAGGCTATCAGTCTATTGAGCGAGTGGAGCCCGGACGTTATCGTGAGCGACATAGAAATGCCGGACGAAGACGGCTACGATCTGATGCGCAGGCTGCGCCGGTCGGAAGCAAACAATGGCAGCAGACAAGTGCCGGCAGTTGCGCTAACGGCCTATGCGAGGATCGAAGATCGATTGCGCGCGCTGGCCGCCGGATACCAGATGCACATCGCGAAGCCCGCCGAACCCGCGGAGCTTGCGGCAGTGATTGCGAGTCTGGTAGGGAGCCTCGGCAAGAGCAAGACCTTCTAACTAGCTCCGCGCGGTTCCGCTGAATGTTGAGCGCAGCGCCGGTTCGCAACACCAGGCTATGTTCCGACCAAGGCGTGCCAGCGTCTTCGTATGCGGTCCTGGCTGCATCGGCATCCTGCACGCAAGAAAATCGAAAAAGCTTCCTTGTCGAATCGCGGCCAGGGGTATGATAGACCGCTATGAATTTGATTGTTCTTCGCCAGTACTCATGTTCGACCTCCGAGTAGCGCGAAGACGAGAGGAAACAGAACTGGAGTCAACCTACAGGTTTCTTTGATACGCCCGGCAGGACTCGAACCTGCGACCCCCTGCTTAGAAGACAGATTTGAGCAAATAGCCAAAACCGCTTGATTCTATTTGCAATATCGGCCTTTTATATTCTAGCAGTTACGTTGAAGCTTATAGAAGTCTGTAGAAAGCTGTTGATCTTGGAGGCTTTGACCATCTACAAAATTATCTACAGCGGATCTTTATCGTCGTTCATATATCAGTCTCCTTTCATCATCGTTCTCGTTTTGTGTACGTTCATAATAATGATTCAGTCAGAACAAAAGGTCTCTCCACCACCGGCCGGTTAAGAGACCAAGCCAACGGAATGAGGAAAAGACTCCTGCAAGCGGAGTTTGTAATATGAGAGTCGGTTTGACTTACTTTTTTAGCTTCTCCACAAGCTCGTGCAGGGAGACTACCTTGTGACGATCGAGCGCGGTGTCCAGGTGCGCATCGCCTCGCATGCCGATGTCTATGTTGTATTGCTCCTCGATGGTATCCACTCTTGTATCGCCACGTTTCTCCCGGAGCTCGCCTGTCTTGTTTCTTGAACGTTGGCCTCTCATACCTGGCGCATCATGTAAAACCTTCTTTGACATTTAAACCACCTCCTCAATCTCAAACTGAATTACACCCAGTCTATCCGATTCTTTCGAATCCAAAAATGACTTCCGCACGATGTGGCTACAATCGAGGGTGGCACACTCAAGGATTGCCCTGCGCCCATCGTAACACTCCAGTGTGGCCGGAAACTCTGCATCAGATTAAGTGCAATGACCTCGCCGCAACGACAGGGACATTTGAAGCGCAACCATTTGAACCTCTCGGGGGAACCGATCAGGACGAGCTTGCGCTCGGTCAGAGCCTTACTTGGATCTACGTCGGCCTCGCAAATTGTCACACCCTGAAAGGAGTGAAAGCGCCGTAGTCGCTTCCACCAGTCCCGAACTGAAGTAATGAGACGCCCAATTTGTAGTTTGACGTTTATCATTCTTTCGAAACGAGGGTTACATCGCCGATTTGATCTGGCCAAGTCAAACCAAGAAAATCTCTTCGATCCCCCACACCCCAAAGTTCTGTCTTTGCACAAATGCAGTCTGGTTTTGGAGCCGTCCGATTAGTCCTGATCGCAGTCTCGTGAAAGAACATTAGTACTTCCGAGGATTGCCGCCCTTCGCCCATAAATCCGGTAAGTCGGTGGAGAAACTCAGAGACAGCCTGCGCGGCCACGGCAGTGGTGAAGGTAATAACGGCTGGGTTCTGTGTCTCAAGCTGCGGCGCATAGTGCTCATCGACCAAAAGCTGTCGTTCTTCCGGTGAAAGCGATTCGAGTCTAATTGCATCAGACGAAATCCTCTCGCGGCAAAAAAGGCAAGCCTCGCCTGGGAGCAACGTTGTGACACGGCCGTTGATTCCACGAATGATTTGCTCCGGCGCATCAATCTTGACCCCTAGGTCAAAGACAGGAATCATGTACTGCAAAGCAACTTGAACCAAGATTCCTCGTGGTGCCTGCTTATCCGTGGTGCCAAAGATAATGTCGCAGACACGTAACTGCTTGGCGGTTTCTTCCTCGGTAATGTTACGCGGGTACGTTCGCACAACCGTCCCGAGACCAATGCTCGAAGCGTGCGCGAAGGAGATTTCCGCCTTGTTCTTCCCCTCGTCCGAGATGCTTGATCCGTAAACCCTGGTGACATTGGAGCTCTCGAACTGTTCGCCATCAAAAATGGAAATTTTACCGACACCGAGCCGGATAAGTTGTTCCACAACGGGAGAACCGGTGCCACCGAGTCCAACGACTCCAACATGAAGTCGTTGGAGCAGGCGTTGGATTTCCGGTCCGAAGGCACGCACGTGACGGTCGAAGAAATCCGGGAGGGGCGTCTCATCCGCGATAAAGGTCTGAAAACGGAATCTCTGACCGATCGTTCGAATTCGGGCAACTTGCCCCCAGCCATTCCCGGACCAAATGCGGCAATTCGCCAGAGTACCGGGTGTAAGGACTAATGAACCATGCGGAACACCAGGGACTCGAGCCGAGAAAAATTCGACCAGCTTGGGTTCTTCGCGATCATCCTGCTCAGAAAAATCCGGCGGTCCGAAAGGGTGCCCGTGAGCAAAAATGATCGATGCGCCGATCGCGCGAGCGCGCTTGGCGACCGATGCGTAGGAGGCAGAATCAATCGAGAGTCGATAAGGCTCTCTACGCAGGTAGTGCGTCTCTGCAACAGGAACTATTTCCCGCACTAGCAATCGCGTTTCGTCTTCTGTGACGCTGCGTCCACAGAGCAAGTACGCCGCCCCCTCGAGTCCTTGCCGGGAGAAAACGGCTTCTTCAAGCCGGAAGCGAGCGCCTTCTAATAAGGTTAATGAATACTGCATCAGACTTTAGCCTTTCGCCTGAAGCTCTTTTTGTATGAGGGCCAAAAACATCGGCAGGCCATCGACTCCGGCCCGCCAAGGCGTTGTAGTGAGGTGCCGTGAAAAGCGTTGCCAACGCTGGCCGCAATGATCTTCGAAAGTGCTGGCCGCCTCAGGATACTCGCCCGTACTTCTTAGTTTGATCTCTGGGGCCACATAGAACATATCCAGCCCAGCAATGTTGTACTGCGCTGGGATCCGAATCATCAGTTCTGTCTGGGCGGAATCAAACAAGGCCGTCGAAACGGCAAAGTTCGAAATCA
The Acidobacteriota bacterium genome window above contains:
- a CDS encoding ThiF family adenylyltransferase, which codes for MQYSLTLLEGARFRLEEAVFSRQGLEGAAYLLCGRSVTEDETRLLVREIVPVAETHYLRREPYRLSIDSASYASVAKRARAIGASIIFAHGHPFGPPDFSEQDDREEPKLVEFFSARVPGVPHGSLVLTPGTLANCRIWSGNGWGQVARIRTIGQRFRFQTFIADETPLPDFFDRHVRAFGPEIQRLLQRLHVGVVGLGGTGSPVVEQLIRLGVGKISIFDGEQFESSNVTRVYGSSISDEGKNKAEISFAHASSIGLGTVVRTYPRNITEEETAKQLRVCDIIFGTTDKQAPRGILVQVALQYMIPVFDLGVKIDAPEQIIRGINGRVTTLLPGEACLFCRERISSDAIRLESLSPEERQLLVDEHYAPQLETQNPAVITFTTAVAAQAVSEFLHRLTGFMGEGRQSSEVLMFFHETAIRTNRTAPKPDCICAKTELWGVGDRRDFLGLTWPDQIGDVTLVSKE
- a CDS encoding E2/UBC family protein, encoding MQLPEDDETYLNSKGYAWRLLSDGNGACLVISNFAVSTALFDSAQTELMIRIPAQYNIAGLDMFYVAPEIKLRSTGEYPEAASTFEDHCGQRWQRFSRHLTTTPWRAGVDGLPMFLALIQKELQAKG